In one Desulfosalsimonas propionicica genomic region, the following are encoded:
- the tsaD gene encoding tRNA (adenosine(37)-N6)-threonylcarbamoyltransferase complex transferase subunit TsaD, with amino-acid sequence MKILGIETSCDETAAAVVKDGIEICSSVVASQVKLHHRFGGVVPELASRKHIEAIAPVVDQALDEAGARPADIDAVAVTQGPGLVGALLVGFCFARAWAYARNIPWVGVNHLEGHLNSLFFCRPAPKFPFAALLASGGHTSIYLVHSHTRSECLGQTRDDAAGEAFDKVAKMLDLGYPGGAVISDLAGKGNPEKYRFPRAYLDREAFDFSFSGIKSAVKRHLETHGDWREHLADIAAGFEAAVVDVMADKLILAAKTHGCGHAAIVGGVAANACLRRKTADLAADNGIKLFVPDLALCGDNAAMIAAAGCHLLGAQSFCGRLDDDVYSRVRFIG; translated from the coding sequence ATGAAAATACTCGGAATAGAAACCTCCTGCGATGAAACCGCGGCTGCGGTGGTCAAAGACGGCATTGAAATATGTTCCTCAGTGGTGGCCTCCCAGGTAAAGCTTCATCATCGGTTCGGCGGCGTGGTTCCGGAGCTGGCTTCGCGCAAGCACATTGAAGCCATTGCCCCGGTGGTGGACCAGGCCCTGGATGAAGCCGGGGCCCGGCCTGCAGATATTGATGCGGTGGCCGTTACCCAGGGTCCCGGTCTGGTGGGGGCGCTGCTGGTAGGTTTCTGTTTTGCCCGGGCCTGGGCTTATGCCCGCAATATCCCATGGGTGGGCGTCAACCATCTGGAAGGGCATTTAAATTCCTTATTTTTTTGCCGGCCCGCCCCGAAATTTCCGTTTGCAGCCCTGCTGGCCTCGGGCGGGCACACCAGCATCTATCTGGTGCATTCCCATACCCGGTCCGAATGCCTGGGCCAGACCCGGGATGACGCCGCAGGAGAAGCCTTTGACAAAGTGGCGAAAATGCTGGATTTGGGGTATCCCGGCGGTGCGGTGATTTCTGATCTGGCAGGCAAAGGCAATCCGGAAAAGTACCGTTTCCCCCGGGCCTATCTGGACAGGGAGGCCTTTGATTTCAGCTTCTCCGGTATTAAAAGTGCGGTTAAGCGCCACCTTGAAACCCATGGGGACTGGCGGGAGCACCTGGCAGACATTGCCGCGGGATTTGAGGCAGCGGTCGTGGATGTAATGGCCGACAAGCTGATCCTGGCGGCCAAAACCCACGGCTGCGGCCATGCCGCCATCGTGGGCGGAGTGGCGGCAAACGCGTGTTTGCGCCGCAAGACCGCGGATCTGGCCGCAGATAATGGGATAAAATTGTTTGTTCCGGATCTGGCATTGTGCGGGGACAACGCGGCCATGATCGCGGCTGCGGGCTGTCATCTGCTGGGGGCGCAAAGCTTTTGCGGCCGGCTCGATGATGATGTGTATTCCCGGGTCCGGTTTATCGGTTAA
- the mltG gene encoding endolytic transglycosylase MltG, with the protein MKKKLLLILILFLAAASVAAGLFARHMARYAQMPVNPSLDRSVKLVIKPGQSFKDVTAMLREKGLIKHPTKFRILAVYQKATTRIKAGEYRIPGSMSPNRILRQLGEGRVHLHRVTLPEGLTIHETAQRVADAGLCEKSEFTRAATNPELARQMGLSAKTTEGYLFPETYYFEKPVSAETIVRTMVRRFQGVFSDQWKQRADELGFSVHEIVTLASIIEKETGAPEERKTVSSVFHNRLEKGMRLDSDPTVIYGIEDFDGNLTRKHLRTPTAYNTYKRKGLPPGPIANPGQASLHAALYPADTPYLYFVADSENSHYFSTTLKEHNRAVRKYQLNR; encoded by the coding sequence ATGAAAAAAAAACTGCTGCTCATACTGATTCTTTTTCTTGCTGCCGCATCTGTAGCCGCGGGCCTGTTTGCCCGTCATATGGCCCGCTATGCACAGATGCCGGTCAACCCGTCCCTTGACCGATCCGTGAAACTGGTCATCAAACCGGGCCAGAGCTTCAAAGATGTCACGGCCATGCTCCGGGAAAAGGGTCTTATCAAGCACCCCACAAAATTCCGGATTCTTGCAGTTTATCAAAAAGCCACCACCCGGATCAAGGCCGGGGAATACCGCATCCCGGGCTCCATGAGCCCAAACCGGATCCTCCGGCAATTGGGCGAAGGCAGGGTACATCTGCACCGGGTGACCCTTCCCGAAGGTCTGACCATCCATGAAACCGCCCAAAGGGTGGCCGATGCCGGACTGTGTGAAAAATCCGAATTCACCAGGGCGGCCACAAACCCTGAACTGGCACGGCAGATGGGCCTTTCCGCAAAAACCACGGAAGGCTATTTGTTTCCGGAAACCTATTATTTTGAAAAGCCCGTTTCCGCAGAAACCATTGTGCGGACCATGGTCCGGCGGTTTCAGGGCGTGTTCTCGGATCAATGGAAGCAGCGGGCCGACGAGCTGGGCTTTTCCGTCCACGAGATCGTCACCCTGGCCTCCATTATTGAAAAGGAAACCGGAGCACCTGAAGAACGAAAAACCGTATCCTCGGTATTTCACAACCGGCTGGAAAAGGGGATGCGCTTAGACAGCGACCCCACGGTAATCTACGGCATTGAAGACTTTGACGGCAACCTGACCCGAAAACACCTAAGAACGCCCACTGCCTACAACACATACAAACGCAAGGGGCTGCCCCCGGGACCCATTGCAAACCCCGGCCAAGCATCGCTTCATGCTGCCCTTTACCCGGCAGACACCCCTTATCTTTATTTTGTGGCGGATTCAGAAAACAGTCATTATTTTTCCACCACATTGAAAGAACACAACCGGGCTGTGCGCAAATACCAGCTTAACCGATAA
- a CDS encoding radical SAM protein produces the protein MKRKSTQKQQYKGFEQGPIRPPSEAHSLLIRVTRNCPWNKCAFCPVYKGEKFSLRPVEHVKKDIDAVYEHVRVLRSMSDSAGQVSRADLDAYVSGLSDSARQAFYAALNWYAAGMESVFLQDANSMIISPEEMIEILQHLKARFPGVIRITTYARSHTVARIADDRLKAIAKAGLNRLHIGMESGSDAVLKMVQKGTTQQQHVKAGKKAVAAGIELSEYVMPGLGGRALSRSHALETADALNQINPDYIRLRTLAIPGSVPLFEDYQAGRFEKLTDVEAAEEILLFLQNLEGIASRVRSDHILNLFEDIQGTLPEDKERMTGVIEAFLAMSPHDRMLYQVGRRLGQLRSTDDLETAGVRSQLQDLCSKNGITPDNVDAFIDEMMKRFI, from the coding sequence TTGAAGCGCAAATCAACACAAAAACAGCAATACAAGGGTTTTGAGCAGGGCCCGATCCGTCCGCCCAGCGAAGCCCACAGCCTGCTGATCCGGGTGACCCGCAATTGTCCCTGGAACAAGTGCGCGTTCTGTCCGGTTTACAAGGGAGAAAAATTTTCTTTGCGGCCTGTGGAACACGTCAAAAAAGACATTGATGCTGTTTATGAACATGTCCGGGTATTGCGGAGCATGAGCGATTCTGCGGGTCAGGTTTCCCGGGCGGATCTGGATGCCTATGTTTCAGGGCTTTCCGATTCCGCGCGCCAGGCTTTTTACGCGGCCCTGAATTGGTATGCCGCGGGCATGGAGTCGGTGTTTTTACAGGATGCCAACAGCATGATCATTTCCCCGGAGGAGATGATCGAAATACTGCAGCATTTGAAAGCGCGATTTCCCGGAGTGATTCGGATCACCACCTATGCCCGGTCTCATACAGTGGCCCGCATCGCAGATGACCGGTTAAAGGCCATAGCCAAAGCCGGATTAAATCGTTTACACATCGGCATGGAGTCGGGAAGCGACGCGGTTTTGAAAATGGTGCAAAAAGGCACCACCCAGCAACAGCATGTCAAGGCCGGAAAAAAGGCCGTGGCCGCAGGCATTGAACTTTCCGAATACGTGATGCCCGGCCTCGGGGGCAGGGCGCTTTCCCGCAGCCATGCCCTGGAGACCGCAGACGCGTTAAACCAGATCAATCCGGATTATATTCGTTTGCGCACCCTGGCCATTCCCGGCAGCGTTCCCTTGTTTGAAGATTATCAGGCAGGCCGGTTTGAAAAATTAACCGATGTTGAGGCTGCAGAGGAAATCCTGCTTTTTCTGCAGAATTTGGAGGGCATTGCCAGCCGGGTTCGAAGCGATCATATCCTGAACCTGTTTGAGGATATCCAGGGAACCTTGCCGGAAGATAAGGAGCGGATGACCGGGGTCATCGAGGCTTTTCTGGCCATGTCCCCCCATGACCGGATGCTTTACCAGGTGGGCCGGCGGCTGGGGCAGCTGCGCAGCACAGATGATCTGGAAACCGCCGGGGTTCGGTCCCAGCTCCAGGATTTGTGTTCCAAAAACGGCATTACCCCGGATAACGTGGATGCGTTTATCGACGAGATGATGAAGCGGTTTATCTGA
- the hemW gene encoding radical SAM family heme chaperone HemW, with the protein MLPGLYIHVPFCVRKCRYCDFYSIADLSAVDVYMDALIAEMQMQAAGFKDAFFDTIYLGGGTPSVLGPGRTGRVLEAAAKHFHILPGAEITLEANPGTLAARSLAQYRSAGVSRINIGVQSFNDANLSFLGRIHCARQAADALRAAEKAGFSDIGLDLIYGLPGQGRDSWQKDLEAAAGFCPAHVSCYMLTYEPGTRLSADKDAGRIKPLSEDRVSAMFVQAQDFFAEKGYQHYEISNFAVHRAKRSRHNQKYWNNASYLGLGPAAHSYTEPERFWNHADLSRYIRDLSAGRLPTAASERLTDSQMMIEAVYLGLRQSDGIDVALLEKRFNRDFGQMFGSVIRRFEETGHMRISHNRCRLTSRGMLFLDSIAAEMAGVI; encoded by the coding sequence ATGCTCCCGGGCCTTTACATTCACGTGCCGTTTTGCGTTCGCAAGTGCCGGTATTGTGATTTTTACTCCATTGCGGATTTGTCGGCCGTGGACGTTTATATGGACGCCCTGATTGCGGAAATGCAGATGCAGGCGGCTGGTTTTAAAGACGCGTTCTTTGATACGATCTACCTGGGCGGGGGCACCCCTTCGGTTCTGGGGCCCGGGCGCACAGGGCGCGTGCTTGAAGCCGCAGCAAAACACTTTCACATTCTGCCCGGCGCGGAAATCACCCTTGAGGCAAACCCCGGCACCCTTGCGGCCCGGAGCCTGGCCCAATACCGGTCAGCCGGGGTCAGCCGCATCAATATCGGGGTCCAGTCCTTTAATGACGCCAATCTTTCATTTCTTGGACGGATTCATTGCGCCCGCCAGGCGGCTGATGCTCTCCGGGCTGCAGAAAAGGCCGGTTTTTCGGATATTGGCTTGGATCTGATATACGGCCTGCCCGGGCAGGGCCGGGATTCCTGGCAAAAGGATCTGGAGGCGGCGGCAGGCTTTTGTCCCGCTCATGTTTCCTGCTACATGCTCACCTACGAGCCGGGCACCCGGCTTTCAGCGGACAAGGATGCCGGCCGGATCAAACCCCTGTCAGAAGACCGTGTATCGGCCATGTTTGTGCAGGCACAGGATTTTTTTGCCGAAAAGGGATATCAGCACTACGAGATCTCCAATTTTGCGGTCCACAGGGCCAAACGCTCCCGGCACAACCAGAAATACTGGAACAATGCGTCCTATCTCGGCCTGGGCCCGGCCGCCCACTCCTACACAGAGCCGGAGCGGTTCTGGAATCATGCGGATTTGAGCCGCTATATCAGGGATCTTTCCGCCGGGCGCCTGCCCACGGCGGCATCCGAACGGCTCACAGATTCACAGATGATGATAGAAGCCGTTTACCTGGGCCTGCGCCAGTCAGACGGCATTGATGTGGCCCTGTTGGAAAAACGTTTTAATCGTGATTTCGGGCAGATGTTTGGATCCGTGATCCGCCGTTTTGAAGAAACCGGCCACATGCGCATCAGCCATAACCGCTGCCGCCTGACTTCCCGGGGCATGCTGTTTCTCGACAGCATTGCCGCGGAAATGGCCGGGGTGATTTGA
- the selB gene encoding selenocysteine-specific translation elongation factor — protein sequence MKQIILGTAGHIDHGKTSLIKAVSGTDTDRLKEEKRRGITIELGFAAIDLPSGLHIGVVDVPGHEKFVKNMVAGATGIDVVAVIIAADEGVMPQTREHMEICSLLGIRYGFVVLTKTDMVDEEWLELVTEDVTDFMADTFLEDSPIVPVSSVTRDGLDQFIETLDRYCMALPERTATGIFRLPIDRVFSMKGFGTVVTGTLVSGHVELGEQVMVYPSGITTKVRGIQVHDRSVESAEAGLRTAINFQGVDKYAVNRGDVLARPDTLIPTYMIDVELHLLESNERPLKNRQRVRFHIGTSQMPCHIVLIDRDVLEPGETALVQVRLEGPVVCVRDDRYVIRSYSPVRTLGGGRVLNPAPPKHKRFRKESMERIERLCDTDPQSLIASHIEMAGFAERSFAELKVLTSLSDKALDASLKKLLSDRTIIQTERSQRRFVHQSVFETFRKDVTELLSAYHKRHPLKAGMSKGELRSKLPDIETPRLFNQMLHLLLKTNEVVQNDDSVHLAGHQVTLETDQSDLKEKILGIYAEKGLQPPYFKELVQMLETDPAKAKNVLMHLVDEGRVIRVKEELFFHAGAISDLKARLIDFLQQNQEINPGAFKEMTGASRKYTIPLFEYFDSENITIRVGDVRKLRKKATAR from the coding sequence TTGAAACAGATCATCCTCGGCACGGCCGGACATATTGACCATGGAAAAACCAGCCTGATCAAAGCGGTTTCCGGAACGGATACGGACCGGCTGAAAGAAGAAAAGCGCCGGGGGATAACCATTGAACTCGGTTTTGCCGCCATTGATTTGCCAAGCGGACTGCATATCGGTGTGGTGGATGTGCCCGGCCATGAAAAGTTTGTGAAAAACATGGTTGCCGGAGCCACCGGCATTGACGTGGTGGCTGTCATCATTGCCGCAGATGAAGGCGTGATGCCCCAGACCCGCGAACACATGGAAATCTGCAGTCTGCTGGGCATCCGCTACGGTTTTGTGGTGCTTACCAAGACTGACATGGTTGACGAGGAATGGCTGGAGCTGGTCACCGAAGATGTCACCGATTTCATGGCAGACACATTTCTGGAAGACTCGCCCATTGTTCCGGTTTCCTCTGTTACCCGTGACGGACTTGACCAATTTATTGAGACCCTGGACCGCTACTGCATGGCCCTTCCGGAAAGAACAGCCACCGGCATTTTCCGGCTTCCCATAGACCGGGTTTTTTCCATGAAAGGATTTGGCACCGTGGTTACCGGCACCCTGGTCTCCGGACATGTGGAGCTGGGCGAGCAGGTGATGGTCTATCCGTCTGGCATCACAACCAAGGTCCGTGGCATCCAGGTCCATGACCGGTCCGTGGAATCAGCCGAAGCCGGCCTGCGAACGGCCATCAATTTCCAGGGCGTTGACAAGTATGCGGTCAACCGGGGCGATGTGCTGGCCCGGCCCGACACCCTGATTCCCACATACATGATTGACGTGGAACTGCACCTGCTGGAAAGCAATGAGCGGCCCCTGAAAAACCGACAGCGGGTACGATTCCATATCGGCACCTCTCAGATGCCCTGCCATATTGTTTTGATCGACCGCGACGTGCTCGAACCCGGGGAAACGGCCCTGGTGCAGGTGCGGCTGGAAGGACCGGTTGTATGCGTGCGCGACGACCGCTATGTGATCCGCAGCTACTCGCCTGTGCGGACCCTGGGCGGGGGCCGGGTTTTAAATCCTGCACCGCCCAAGCACAAACGCTTCCGAAAGGAATCCATGGAGCGCATCGAGCGGCTCTGCGACACGGATCCGCAATCGCTTATCGCATCCCACATCGAAATGGCCGGTTTTGCGGAACGCTCCTTTGCCGAGCTCAAGGTGCTCACCAGCCTGTCAGACAAGGCCCTGGACGCGTCTTTGAAAAAACTGCTCTCTGACCGGACCATTATCCAGACCGAGCGCAGCCAGCGCCGATTTGTTCATCAGTCTGTATTTGAAACCTTCCGAAAGGATGTTACAGAACTGCTTTCAGCCTATCACAAGCGCCACCCCCTGAAAGCCGGCATGTCCAAGGGTGAGCTTCGCTCCAAGCTGCCCGACATTGAAACCCCCCGGCTGTTTAACCAGATGCTCCATCTTTTGCTGAAAACCAACGAGGTGGTCCAAAACGATGACAGCGTGCACTTAGCCGGCCACCAGGTCACCCTGGAAACCGATCAGAGCGATCTGAAGGAAAAAATTCTCGGCATATATGCGGAAAAAGGCCTCCAGCCGCCCTACTTCAAGGAACTGGTTCAGATGCTGGAAACCGATCCGGCAAAGGCCAAAAACGTACTCATGCACCTGGTGGACGAAGGCCGCGTGATCCGGGTCAAAGAAGAGCTGTTTTTCCATGCCGGCGCCATCTCTGATTTAAAGGCCCGGCTCATTGATTTTCTGCAGCAAAACCAGGAGATCAATCCCGGAGCGTTCAAGGAAATGACCGGTGCATCCAGAAAATACACCATTCCTCTGTTTGAATACTTTGACTCCGAAAACATTACCATCCGGGTCGGCGACGTGCGCAAGCTGAGAAAAAAAGCAACAGCCCGGTAA
- a CDS encoding P27 family phage terminase small subunit, which produces MNLSKEAQTWKERLEAEYDLSDSGAQVLLLTMCEAFDRLRKCQVAIKKDGQVVKDRFDQDKPHPLLSVERDARAQLMQALKQLNLDLEVTPHPGPGRPPGK; this is translated from the coding sequence ATGAACTTATCAAAAGAAGCACAAACATGGAAAGAACGGCTTGAAGCGGAGTACGACTTGTCAGACAGCGGCGCTCAGGTGCTTCTACTGACCATGTGCGAGGCGTTTGACAGGCTGCGGAAGTGTCAGGTTGCAATTAAAAAAGACGGCCAGGTGGTAAAAGACCGCTTTGACCAGGACAAGCCCCACCCGCTGCTTTCTGTGGAAAGAGACGCAAGGGCGCAGTTGATGCAGGCGCTTAAACAGTTGAATCTTGACCTGGAAGTAACCCCGCATCCAGGCCCCGGCAGACCACCCGGAAAGTGA
- a CDS encoding phage major capsid protein translates to MSTELSRTIEELGKSFEEFKAAQDERLAQVELAQNRIPAPGNGPVEPESGFLPSKFCVTLEGQRIPVLEKSQKLSDYFRPQEGEQDFSLGDYVKASMGLRSKAVTRGPETVPTAVSMNIIDAVRTKSRVMQAGSMTIPIEGKTNLLRIEGDPTVFEHSEGVEDISESEPSFTNVELDPGALVAAIPLTMEIVQDSLNLDAALQTSITAAMARKLDSTALSTILADTDIPTNAGESPAVARDTETWSGVLSAVGDMLALDMDVPTAMIANAADYIARAGQQADSAGNWLGAPPILSGMADLQTTGIDAGRSVLGGFNLGFAVAVRHELRLEVIRFAKHKSATHVLVAYARMAGYVIQPNALFIQDKDG, encoded by the coding sequence ATGAGCACAGAACTATCAAGAACAATTGAAGAGCTGGGTAAGTCTTTTGAAGAATTCAAGGCGGCACAGGATGAACGCCTTGCACAGGTGGAGCTTGCGCAGAACAGGATTCCAGCACCCGGCAATGGTCCTGTGGAGCCGGAAAGCGGGTTTCTGCCTTCCAAGTTTTGCGTAACCCTGGAAGGACAACGGATTCCTGTGCTGGAAAAAAGCCAGAAACTTAGCGACTATTTCCGGCCGCAGGAAGGAGAGCAGGATTTTTCCCTGGGCGATTATGTAAAGGCTTCCATGGGCCTAAGGTCAAAGGCCGTGACCCGTGGCCCTGAAACCGTGCCCACCGCAGTTTCGATGAACATTATTGATGCCGTGCGGACAAAATCAAGGGTTATGCAGGCCGGCAGCATGACAATCCCAATTGAAGGCAAGACAAACCTGCTCCGGATTGAAGGCGACCCGACCGTTTTTGAGCATTCCGAAGGCGTGGAGGACATTTCCGAATCCGAGCCGAGCTTTACCAACGTGGAGCTTGATCCGGGCGCCCTGGTTGCAGCCATTCCGCTGACTATGGAAATCGTGCAGGACTCTTTAAACCTGGATGCGGCGCTGCAAACATCGATTACCGCAGCGATGGCCCGAAAGCTGGACAGCACCGCACTTTCAACCATCCTTGCAGATACGGACATCCCGACCAATGCCGGGGAGTCTCCGGCCGTGGCCCGCGATACCGAAACCTGGAGCGGGGTGCTTTCCGCTGTGGGAGATATGTTGGCCTTGGATATGGATGTGCCCACCGCGATGATCGCAAATGCGGCCGACTATATCGCACGGGCTGGACAGCAGGCAGACAGCGCCGGGAATTGGCTTGGCGCGCCTCCAATCCTTTCTGGCATGGCCGACTTGCAGACCACCGGCATTGATGCTGGAAGGAGTGTTTTGGGAGGTTTTAATCTGGGCTTTGCGGTTGCCGTAAGACACGAGCTGCGCCTGGAGGTAATCCGGTTCGCTAAGCACAAAAGCGCAACCCATGTGCTGGTTGCTTATGCGCGTATGGCAGGCTACGTGATCCAGCCCAACGCCTTGTTTATCCAGGACAAGGATGGATAG
- a CDS encoding ParB N-terminal domain-containing protein: MTYLEKLKSKISPPGELQKPQKGFEPENTPTAPTAKTAKTPFYTFCSTRGRRFSGNQDPAQNKGGTFIVVDDLDPHAVTGIVPEMDAETFAGFKADIQAKGLLEPVVLFQGEILDGRARYRACKELGRPVVARKWEGGMDPVDFIRAVNLLRSHNVQGQGTGLKIEPLTTCLHGKPCPHLDAPGGDKRPACLEAMDFIFDMGACPLNKWKQPY; encoded by the coding sequence ATGACCTACCTTGAAAAATTGAAATCGAAAATAAGCCCACCAGGGGAACTGCAAAAACCGCAAAAAGGTTTTGAACCGGAAAATACGCCTACTGCCCCTACTGCAAAAACTGCAAAAACCCCTTTTTACACTTTTTGCAGTACACGGGGGAGGCGTTTTTCTGGCAATCAAGATCCGGCACAAAACAAAGGCGGAACCTTTATTGTGGTTGATGACCTGGACCCCCATGCTGTTACCGGCATTGTGCCGGAAATGGATGCAGAAACCTTTGCAGGATTCAAGGCGGATATTCAGGCTAAGGGTTTACTTGAGCCAGTTGTTTTATTCCAGGGGGAGATTCTGGACGGACGGGCGCGTTATCGGGCTTGTAAGGAGCTGGGCCGCCCCGTGGTTGCCCGCAAGTGGGAAGGTGGTATGGACCCCGTGGACTTTATCCGGGCTGTAAATCTTTTGAGAAGCCACAACGTGCAGGGGCAAGGCACCGGGTTAAAAATTGAACCTCTGACCACCTGCCTCCACGGGAAGCCCTGCCCGCACTTGGACGCACCCGGCGGCGACAAACGCCCGGCGTGCCTGGAGGCGATGGACTTTATTTTCGATATGGGCGCCTGCCCTCTGAACAAATGGAAGCAACCTTATTGA